One Antiquaquibacter oligotrophicus genomic region harbors:
- a CDS encoding ABC transporter substrate-binding protein — protein sequence MKHTAPSARRRRIASVVAAAAAVAIGLAGCAAPSTDDAGSGGDLTPVNYQLSWLKITQFGGFFAGEAEGFYEEEGIAPTFTAGGANILAWQQVTGGAALLGDEDNTLLLQAIESGEDLVALGAVFQKSPMAIMSLSEDPLLEPSDFEGKTLAFPDNGIEQYTAVLESQGVDMSTVTVVPAGADPTQLVTGQVDGYAGYATAQGAALELQGLDVEYLYFEDLGIPSYGNVIITTKTNLEENRDLIVKFLRATVKGYEWMNANPEDGAALVVNEVNPTGGLDLETETAAAGIQADLIAGENGVLRLDVDKFQTIIDSLVEAGTLSAPLDAADVVDTSVLDEVFGDKTALLR from the coding sequence ATGAAGCACACCGCACCATCAGCACGGCGACGTCGAATCGCGAGCGTCGTCGCTGCTGCCGCAGCCGTGGCCATCGGCCTCGCCGGTTGCGCAGCGCCCAGCACTGACGACGCCGGCTCCGGCGGCGACCTGACCCCCGTCAACTACCAGCTCAGCTGGCTGAAGATCACCCAGTTCGGTGGCTTCTTCGCCGGTGAGGCTGAGGGTTTCTACGAGGAGGAGGGAATCGCTCCGACGTTCACGGCGGGCGGTGCGAACATCCTCGCCTGGCAGCAGGTCACCGGTGGCGCCGCGCTCCTCGGCGACGAGGACAACACGCTGCTCCTCCAGGCCATCGAGAGTGGCGAGGACCTCGTCGCCCTCGGCGCCGTCTTCCAGAAGTCCCCGATGGCGATCATGAGCCTGTCCGAGGATCCGCTGCTCGAACCGTCGGACTTCGAAGGAAAGACGCTCGCGTTCCCCGACAACGGCATCGAGCAGTACACCGCCGTTCTCGAATCGCAGGGTGTCGACATGTCGACGGTCACCGTGGTCCCCGCGGGCGCCGACCCCACCCAGTTGGTCACGGGCCAGGTCGACGGTTACGCCGGCTACGCCACAGCCCAGGGTGCCGCCCTCGAGCTCCAGGGCCTCGATGTCGAGTATCTCTACTTCGAGGACCTCGGTATCCCGAGCTACGGCAACGTCATCATCACCACGAAGACCAATCTCGAGGAGAACCGCGACCTCATCGTGAAGTTCCTCCGCGCGACCGTCAAGGGCTACGAGTGGATGAACGCCAACCCGGAGGATGGCGCGGCACTCGTAGTTAACGAGGTCAACCCCACCGGTGGCCTCGACCTTGAGACCGAGACTGCGGCCGCGGGTATCCAGGCCGACCTCATCGCCGGCGAGAACGGCGTCCTGCGGCTCGACGTCGACAAATTCCAGACCATTATCGATTCACTCGTCGAGGCCGGAACCCTGTCGGCTCCACTCGATGCCGCCGACGTCGTGGACACCTCGGTGCTCGACGAGGTCTTCGGCGACAAGACCGCGCTCCTGCGCTAA
- a CDS encoding ABC transporter permease has translation MRALPRPLIPAVFFVLLLVAWQWAGQSLAGPGAVLVPPSTIVETFGTRWYALLLNAGITLSEAGLGFVYGSAAAIVLAIVVDRFRVLGEGLYRLALVIYAIPVIAIAAPLTATLGLGAESKIAVAALSAYFPVLVNLTGALRTLDPRIDELSRVLAMGYTRTLVSMRAPAVVPALFSSFKIAGPAAFIGAIIAEWMGAEAGLGVMLIQAMFTFSVPVLWTVLVVATALNGLIVLLFDVAGRLAAPWHVSSRGEA, from the coding sequence ATGAGAGCCCTCCCCCGTCCGCTCATCCCGGCGGTGTTCTTCGTCCTCCTGCTCGTTGCGTGGCAGTGGGCGGGCCAGTCACTCGCGGGACCCGGCGCCGTTCTCGTACCGCCATCCACCATCGTCGAAACCTTCGGCACCCGTTGGTACGCGCTGCTCCTGAACGCAGGGATCACCCTCAGTGAGGCAGGCCTCGGGTTTGTGTACGGTTCTGCGGCCGCCATCGTGCTGGCCATTGTTGTGGATAGGTTCCGCGTGCTCGGCGAGGGACTGTACCGACTCGCTCTCGTCATCTACGCGATTCCCGTGATCGCCATCGCGGCGCCACTCACCGCGACGCTCGGGCTCGGAGCCGAAAGCAAAATCGCCGTGGCCGCACTGTCTGCCTACTTCCCGGTGCTTGTCAACCTCACGGGAGCACTGCGCACCCTCGACCCCCGAATCGACGAACTCAGTCGAGTCCTCGCCATGGGCTACACCAGAACACTCGTGAGCATGCGAGCACCGGCAGTAGTGCCAGCCCTCTTCTCGTCGTTCAAGATCGCTGGCCCCGCAGCCTTCATCGGCGCGATCATCGCCGAATGGATGGGCGCCGAGGCAGGGCTCGGGGTCATGCTCATCCAGGCAATGTTCACCTTCTCCGTTCCCGTTCTCTGGACCGTGCTCGTCGTGGCGACCGCGCTCAATGGACTCATCGTGCTCTTGTTCGATGTCGCGGGCCGCCTGGCGGCACCGTGGCACGTATCGAGTCGGGGTGAAGCATGA
- a CDS encoding amidohydrolase family protein, whose translation MIIDAYNNIWEASGNSDYLTGESFTAEDLIPFLDEAGVDMAVGCSLGQAINNEYIAAVVGKYPDRFIGFGGVNPRLPDALETVAECARLGLKGVKLHPTLHGYHFADHGLLDPIFKAVTDAGLVILVNALDDPWCAPLSIEEISKNFPEAPLLIAHMGTVWNTTEALIVSERNPHIYLETSSTQLLEVQTAYKRVGPEKIVMGTDWPGSVPALERAKIARAIPNDADRALIEGDNLARILRLS comes from the coding sequence ATGATCATCGATGCCTACAACAACATCTGGGAAGCGTCGGGTAACTCCGACTACCTCACCGGTGAATCCTTCACCGCGGAGGACCTCATCCCCTTCCTCGATGAGGCTGGCGTTGACATGGCCGTGGGCTGCTCGCTCGGCCAAGCAATCAACAACGAGTACATCGCGGCAGTCGTGGGTAAGTACCCCGACCGGTTCATCGGCTTCGGCGGAGTGAACCCACGACTGCCCGATGCGCTCGAAACGGTCGCCGAGTGCGCTCGCCTCGGCCTCAAGGGTGTGAAACTCCACCCCACCCTGCACGGCTATCACTTCGCCGACCACGGACTGCTCGACCCGATCTTCAAGGCCGTGACCGATGCCGGTCTCGTGATTCTGGTGAACGCCCTCGACGACCCGTGGTGTGCACCGCTGTCGATCGAGGAGATCTCGAAGAACTTCCCCGAGGCACCGCTTCTCATCGCGCATATGGGAACGGTATGGAACACCACGGAGGCGCTCATCGTCTCCGAGCGCAACCCGCACATCTACCTCGAGACCTCGAGCACCCAGTTGCTTGAAGTGCAGACGGCGTACAAGCGGGTCGGCCCGGAGAAGATCGTCATGGGTACCGACTGGCCGGGAAGTGTTCCCGCCCTCGAGAGGGCGAAGATCGCGCGCGCGATCCCCAACGACGCGGATCGCGCCCTCATCGAAGGTGACAACCTCGCCCGCATCCTGCGCCTCTCATGA
- a CDS encoding ABC transporter permease, producing the protein MSILTHVRRRTSLPAWVMTAIVVGAVLLIWQLAVVLLGVSPNILPTPSQIAVDANWPVVLESAASTILATLAGFAVGNLVGLALAILICASRTFSDIVYPIAVVVRAIPVVALAPFITLAFGRGPGATVVVAALIVFFPTLVNVILGLRSVPREAIELLAVINASTIFGYLAVRIPFAMPAFVSALKISAPNAVLGVMTAEWIIGGSGLGRLVVQSWLSLDITTMWAAVILSAIVASALFSVVSIAERLLLGWAVRT; encoded by the coding sequence ATGAGCATCCTGACGCACGTCCGCCGTCGCACGTCCCTCCCCGCGTGGGTGATGACCGCCATTGTTGTCGGGGCGGTGCTTCTCATCTGGCAGCTCGCCGTTGTGCTCCTCGGAGTGTCACCGAACATCCTGCCGACACCCAGCCAGATCGCCGTTGACGCGAACTGGCCCGTGGTGCTGGAGTCGGCCGCCAGCACAATCCTCGCCACTCTCGCGGGGTTCGCTGTCGGAAATCTGGTTGGCCTCGCCCTCGCGATCCTCATCTGCGCGTCGCGCACCTTCTCCGACATCGTGTATCCCATCGCCGTGGTCGTGCGCGCTATCCCCGTCGTTGCGCTGGCGCCCTTCATCACTCTCGCGTTCGGACGAGGTCCGGGTGCCACGGTGGTTGTGGCCGCCCTCATCGTCTTTTTCCCCACCCTCGTCAACGTCATCCTCGGCCTGCGATCGGTCCCGCGCGAGGCGATCGAACTGTTGGCCGTCATCAACGCATCGACGATCTTCGGATATCTCGCGGTGCGTATCCCGTTCGCGATGCCTGCCTTCGTTTCTGCCCTCAAAATCTCCGCACCCAATGCCGTGCTCGGCGTCATGACCGCGGAATGGATCATCGGAGGCAGCGGACTAGGGCGTTTGGTTGTGCAGTCGTGGCTGAGCCTCGACATCACAACGATGTGGGCGGCCGTCATCCTCTCAGCCATCGTCGCCTCGGCACTCTTCAGCGTCGTGAGCATCGCCGAACGTCTTCTTCTCGGATGGGCGGTGCGTACGTGA
- a CDS encoding ABC transporter ATP-binding protein yields MSTGTAPTVTLDSVGMDFPVGRTTFTALDGVSLSLPERGFTTLLGPSGCGKSTLLRIIADVIQPTRGSVDLFGMTPHQARTSGLFGFVFQDPVLLPWRSALGNVELPLEAQGVSKSERRERAMEQLRLVGLDGFENHLPAKLSGGMARRVAIARALVVQPSILFLDEPFNGLDELRRRQMNVELQRIWSASGTTALLVTHNVAEAVFLSDTVVVMGRNPGHILTERTIDLPRPRNIDDALSPEFIAHERALTDLLSAHEAGIDDTGTSDG; encoded by the coding sequence ATGAGCACCGGCACGGCACCGACCGTCACTCTCGACTCCGTCGGGATGGACTTCCCCGTCGGACGCACGACCTTCACCGCGCTCGACGGTGTCAGCCTCTCGCTTCCCGAGCGTGGATTCACGACACTCCTCGGCCCCTCTGGCTGCGGCAAATCCACTCTCCTCCGGATCATCGCGGACGTCATCCAGCCCACCCGTGGCTCGGTCGATCTGTTCGGGATGACTCCTCACCAAGCACGCACGAGCGGTTTGTTCGGTTTCGTGTTCCAGGACCCGGTGCTCCTGCCGTGGCGGTCGGCGCTCGGCAACGTCGAACTGCCGCTGGAAGCTCAGGGAGTCAGCAAGTCCGAGCGGCGAGAGCGCGCGATGGAACAGCTCAGACTCGTCGGCCTCGACGGCTTCGAGAACCACCTTCCCGCGAAACTCTCCGGCGGAATGGCCAGGAGGGTGGCCATTGCACGTGCGCTCGTTGTGCAGCCGAGCATCCTGTTTCTCGACGAGCCGTTCAACGGACTGGACGAACTTCGCAGGCGTCAGATGAACGTGGAACTCCAACGCATCTGGAGTGCGAGTGGAACCACCGCGCTGCTCGTGACCCACAACGTCGCCGAGGCCGTATTTCTCTCGGACACCGTTGTCGTGATGGGGCGCAATCCCGGCCACATCCTCACGGAACGCACGATTGACCTGCCGCGACCTCGCAACATCGACGATGCCCTCTCGCCCGAGTTCATCGCGCACGAGCGCGCATTGACCGACCTGTTGAGCGCCCATGAGGCCGGCATCGATGACACCGGGACGTCAGACGGATGA